From the Actinomycetota bacterium genome, one window contains:
- the pgsA gene encoding CDP-diacylglycerol--glycerol-3-phosphate 3-phosphatidyltransferase, protein MGKKFIPNIISLFRIALIPLIIFFIFNLEPKSSIWAFLLFTLAALTDLLDGLIARMTESITEFGKILDPFADRLLIISILISLFINKRVPLIGVSIVVIRDIMMVIGYIILRKGNKYLKVSTLGKVATFILMISIAILLLRLPPYDIYLFFIGCCLSLLSGIDYFVKFIKLL, encoded by the coding sequence ATGGGTAAAAAATTTATACCAAATATAATTAGTTTATTTAGAATAGCATTAATACCATTAATAATTTTTTTTATATTCAATTTAGAGCCTAAATCATCTATCTGGGCATTCCTTCTATTTACATTAGCTGCTTTAACTGATTTATTGGATGGATTAATTGCAAGAATGACTGAATCAATAACTGAGTTTGGAAAAATACTTGACCCTTTTGCTGATAGGTTATTAATCATATCTATTCTTATAAGTTTATTTATAAATAAGAGAGTTCCTCTAATTGGAGTATCAATTGTAGTTATTAGAGATATTATGATGGTAATTGGTTATATAATTTTAAGAAAAGGCAATAAATATTTAAAAGTTTCTACACTTGGGAAAGTTGCTACTTTTATATTAATGATTTCGATAGCAATTTTGTTATTAAGATTACCTCCTTATGACATATATCTATTTTTTATTGGTTGTTGTCTTTCATTATTATCCGGTATAGACTATTTTGTAAAATTCATTAAATTACTTTAG
- a CDS encoding GTP-binding protein gives RFLQKKIREEFGFEGTPIRILFRTKT, from the coding sequence AGATTTTTGCAGAAAAAAATAAGAGAAGAGTTTGGTTTTGAAGGGACACCTATAAGGATATTATTTAGAACAAAAACTTAA